One genomic segment of Sminthopsis crassicaudata isolate SCR6 chromosome 2, ASM4859323v1, whole genome shotgun sequence includes these proteins:
- the LOC141552865 gene encoding protocadherin alpha-3-like produces MAARSRGLLGSRHLLFSILVHTAWQVGSGQVHYSVLEEAKHGTFVGRIAQDLGLEVGELVSRLFRMVSKGRRDYLEVNVQNGILFVNSRIDREELCSRSPVCSIHLEVIVDKPLQVFHVEVEIKDINDNPPVFSLRQKNLFISESSPLDSRFSLEGALDADIGENALLTYNLNPNEYFTLDVKKKEEQMNSLKLVLKKVLDREEIAEHHLLLTATDGGKPELTGTMQLLITVLDVNDNTPEFERTVYKVKLFENVPNETLVMKMNASDLDEGLNGEIIYSFTSDVSPNVQNKFHIDQVNGEIKIKGNIDFEETKLFEFQVEATDKGSPRMVGHCTVLVEILDMNDNSPEVAVTSLSLPVREDAPQGTVVALISVSDRDSGANGQVTCSLSPPGPFTLVSTFRNYYSLILEGQVDRETVLVYELVVTARDGGMPVLWATASVTVDIGDVNDNSPAFEKPVYTVFVRENNPPGCHIFTVSASDSDSQENALVSYSLIERRVGERLLSSYVSVHSESGKLYALQPLDHEELELLQFQVSARDSGFPPLSNNVSLQVFILDENDNPPVVLPPHAGVSPVTELVSQSVTAGYVVAKIRAVDADSGYNAWLSYELLSKVGIGSSPFRVGLYTGEISTTRVLEEFDGPKHTLLVLVKDHGNPVLSATATIVVSLVASGQILKTSSSDHAKAKEGVSKESQLVDINIYLIIAICSVSSLLVLSLLFYAAIRCSEPLESLYCSKKSIAMCSSDLGNLPYSQQQRPKICSGEGAAKNDLMAFSPNFPPFLEDRGQQQEMVPEVGKELPLFPNLTIMFADLLTKG; encoded by the exons ATGGCTGCTAGGTCTAGAGGCCTCCTGGGTTCCCGGCATCTCCTGTTCTCTATTCTGGTACACACAGCCTGGCAAGTGGGGAGCGGCCAAGTCCATTACTCAGTGCTGGAGGAAGCAAAACACGGTACGTTCGTGGGGCGAATTGCTCAGGACCTGGGTCTGGAGGTTGGGGAGCTGGTGTCGCGGTTGTTCCGGATGGTATCCAAGGGCCGCAGAGACTATTTGGAAGTAAATGTGCAGAATGGCATTTTATTTGTGAATTCACGAATCGATCGTGAGGAGCTCTGCAGCCGCAGCCCTGTTTGTAGCATTCACCTGGAGGTGATCGTGGACAAACCGCTTCAGGTTTTCCATGTAGAGGTGGAAATCAAGGACATTAATGACAATCCGCCGGTATTTTCCCTAAGACAAAAGAATCTGTTTATTTCTGAATCCAGCCCACTAGACTCTAGGTTTTCACTAGAGGGCGCATTGGATGCAGATATTGGAGAGAATGCTTTGCTGACCTATAACCTCAATCCTAATGAATATTTCACTTTGGAcgtaaagaaaaaggaagagcaaaTGAATTCCCTTAAGCTTGTTTTGAAGAAAGTTTTAGATAGAGAAGAAATCGCTGAACATCATTTATTACTGACTGCCACAGACGGAGGAAAACCTGAGCTCACTGGTACTATGCAATTGCTGATCACAGTGCTGGATGTGAATGACAATACCCCAGAGTTTGAGAGGACAGTTTATAAggtgaaattatttgaaaatgtaCCGAATGAGACATTAGTGATGAAAATGAATGCCTCAGATTTGGATGAAGGATTAAATGgggaaattatttattcattcactagTGATGTTTCCCCTAATGTACAGAATAAGTTCCACATAGATCAAGTCAATGGCGAGATCAAGATAAAGGGAAATATAGATTtcgaagaaacaaaattatttgaattCCAGGTAGAGGCGACTGATAAGGGGTCTCCTCGAATGGTTGGCCATTGTACCGTCCTGGTCGAAATTCTGGATATGAACGATAATTCCCCTGAAGTTGCGGTGACATCGCTGTCGCTTCCTGTCAGAGAGGATGCCCCTCAAGGTACAGTTGTCGCCCTCATCAGTGTGTCTGACCGTGACTCCGGCGCTAATGGACAGGTGACTTGCTCGCTGTCGCCCCCAGGACCTTTCACGCTGGTGTCTACTTTCAGGAATTACTATTCGCTGATTCTGGAGGGCCAGGTAGACCGCGAAACTGTCCTTGTTTATGAGCTGGTGGTGACAGCTAGAGATGGTGGGATGCCGGTTCTATGGGCCACGGCCAGCGTGACAGTGGACATCGGTGACGTGAATGACAACTCACCTGCTTTCGAGAAGCCTGTGTATACTGTATTCGTGAGGGAGAACAACCCTCCCGGCTGTCATATCTTCACTGTGTCCGCTTCCGATTCAGATTCGCAGGAGAACGCGCTAGTTTCTTATTCGCTAATTGAACGTCGGGTAGGGGAGCGTCTACTGTCTAGCTACGTGTCTGTGCACTCAGAGAGCGGCAAACTGTACGCTTTGCAGCCCCTAGACCACGAAGAGCTGGAACTGCTACAGTTCCAAGTGAGCGCCCGCGACTCGGGCTTCCCTCCTCTGAGCAATAACGTGAGCCTGCAGGTGTTCATACTGGACGAAAATGACAATCCACCAGTAGTTTTGCCACCTCACGCTGGCGTTAGTCCAGTGACTGAACTGGTATCTCAGTCTGTGACTGCGGGGTATGTGGTGGCGAAGATTAGGGCTGTGGACGCAGATTCTGGCTACAACGCATGGCTGTCTTATGAGCTTCTGTCGAAGGTGGGCATAGGAAGCAGCCCTTTTCGCGTGGGTCTATACACAGGAGAGATAAGCACGACGAGGGTCTTGGAGGAATTTGATGGACCTAAACATACTCTACTGGTGTTGGTAAAGGATCATGGGAATCCGGTGCTGTCTGCCACAGCTACTATAGTGGTATCCTTGGTGGCAAGTGGACAAATCCTGAAAACTTCTAGTTCAGACCACGCAAAAGCGAAGGAAGGGGTTAGCAAAGAGTCACAGCTGGTGgatattaacatatatttgattatagCTATCTGCTCGGTTTCCAGTTTATTGGTGCTGAGCTTATTGTTCTATGCTGCAATACGGTGCTCTGAGCCTCTGGAGAGCCTCTATTGTTCAAAAAAGTCTATTGCAATGTGTTCTAGCGACTTGGGGAACTTACCTTATTCTCAGCAACAGCGGCCGAAAATTTGCTCTGGAGAGGGAGCAGCTAAGAATGACTTAATGGCATTCAGTCCaaactttcctccttttttggaaGATAGAGGTCAGCAGCAAGAGATGGTCCCAGAAGTTGGGAAG GAATTACCGCTTTTTCCCAACTTGACCATCATGTTTGCAGATTTATTGACCAAAGGATAA